A single region of the Plantactinospora soyae genome encodes:
- a CDS encoding ABC transporter substrate-binding protein, which produces MLVSRGPRRAALTAAACAALLLAGCGSDGEGEAAQPQPTQVRLYGTDGNMQNSFAAEFDQQTGLLKGMKGTTPLTPLSDDFKERLRKLNSKLSDYLYSAESYDAVAISALAAQLAGSTDSAEIAKQIIGVTTGGERCDSIAACLRLARNGTDIAYRGVSLSRGGFTDIGEPSTASYATLHFGSDEQLDDGKTEFLGAGDESSASVKRPPAGKKQTKAIEESSGAPLKLGGLLPRTGDLALAYPPMAAGVALAISELNGAGGVLGEDVAWVDGDDGTNPNTAKATVAKHVDAGVHVIIGAGASGISRAVLPDVVAAGLVLFSPSNTDAGLSTIDDKGLYFRTAPSDILQGRALADMILRDGPRRIALVARKDSYGEGLQGNVRAELERAGHGSEQVRLFSYDPPPNPDSPPVNFAAGAQEIKQFGADAVLIIGFGESSKVIEALATAGVSLRE; this is translated from the coding sequence ATGCTCGTATCACGCGGCCCACGCCGCGCCGCTCTGACCGCCGCCGCCTGTGCCGCGCTGCTGCTTGCCGGCTGCGGTTCGGATGGCGAGGGCGAGGCCGCGCAGCCTCAGCCGACCCAGGTGCGCCTGTACGGCACCGACGGCAACATGCAGAACTCCTTCGCCGCGGAGTTCGACCAGCAGACCGGTCTACTCAAGGGAATGAAGGGCACGACGCCGCTCACCCCGCTGTCCGATGACTTCAAGGAGCGGCTGCGGAAGCTGAACTCGAAGCTCTCCGACTACCTCTACTCCGCCGAGTCGTACGACGCCGTCGCGATCAGCGCGCTCGCCGCCCAGCTCGCCGGCTCGACCGACTCCGCCGAGATCGCGAAGCAGATCATCGGGGTCACCACGGGCGGGGAGCGGTGCGACTCGATCGCGGCCTGTCTGCGGCTCGCCCGCAACGGCACGGACATCGCCTATCGGGGCGTCTCGCTCAGCCGGGGCGGGTTCACCGACATCGGTGAGCCGTCGACCGCGAGCTACGCGACCCTGCACTTCGGCAGCGACGAGCAGCTCGACGACGGCAAGACCGAGTTCCTCGGTGCCGGCGACGAGTCCTCCGCCAGCGTGAAGCGGCCGCCGGCCGGCAAAAAGCAGACCAAGGCCATCGAGGAGAGCAGCGGTGCGCCACTGAAGCTCGGCGGCCTGCTGCCCCGTACCGGTGACCTGGCGCTGGCCTACCCGCCGATGGCCGCGGGCGTCGCACTGGCGATCAGCGAGCTCAACGGTGCCGGTGGCGTACTCGGCGAGGACGTGGCCTGGGTCGACGGCGACGACGGGACGAACCCGAACACCGCCAAGGCGACCGTGGCGAAGCACGTCGACGCGGGTGTGCACGTCATCATCGGCGCGGGCGCGTCCGGCATCTCCCGGGCGGTACTCCCCGACGTGGTGGCCGCCGGTCTGGTGCTGTTCTCCCCGAGCAACACCGACGCCGGGCTGAGCACCATCGACGACAAGGGGCTGTACTTCCGTACCGCGCCGTCGGACATCCTCCAGGGCCGGGCACTCGCGGACATGATCCTCCGGGACGGACCGCGCCGGATCGCCCTGGTCGCCCGGAAGGACTCGTACGGCGAGGGCCTGCAGGGCAACGTCCGTGCCGAGTTGGAACGCGCCGGACACGGCTCGGAACAGGTCCGCCTGTTCAGCTACGACCCACCACCCAACCCCGACTCGCCGCCGGTCAACTTCGCCGCCGGGGCGCAGGAGATCAAGCAGTTCGGCGCGGACGCGGTTCTGATCATCGGTTTCGGTGAGTCGTCGAAGGTCATCGAGGCGCTCGCCACCGCCGGGGTCAGCCTGCGGGAGTGA
- a CDS encoding ABC transporter permease, giving the protein MRLVFRRARGAKSLLLAATGATLIATALLTGLAGYSREVVDSGAQSAVASASPEERSLLVRGTAGGSADELTKRDGAVRARFVDGFEEVPATVAGAGYAAGRQLSGRTGDAVPDAQGVVFASVVFLDELADHAQLTSGDWPRPGGRPTQTALAEPVAKILGVRVGDRIPITDRVTERVTEVTVAGVWKPRDVRDAYWRLVPDVLTGVGSGSATYGPLVVDRADFLKGFVANSSAAWLVEPDLAGASMSALARLGGAAGVASTTLPAETGLGRSGLVTTELDELVQRLERADLVGRSALVTPMLLVVVLGGYALLLVALLLTEQRRGETALLRARGAGRGQVAGLAAREALLVVLPAAVISPVLATEVVKLAGRTPMLAAAALHLSPRVDTLSWLVAVLAAAGCALAMLGPALRQGDSYVSEMASRSRPSRRTIAQRAGLDLALIALAVLGWLQLRQYSSPLVGAGTNTLGIDPLLAATPTVGVLAGAVLALRGLPPMARLAERYVDRRSWTGTTLGMWQAGRRPHAGPVLLLALAVAVSTLAWCLAATSERSLTDQANHQVGADLRLVEAAGAAPPGRAAQLAGLPGAPQVLPAWRDSPRLGVEGVPGSMVALDAAAANQVVQLRDDLVDGAPAALFDGMTADRITAPLTELPAGTRRLTGQITTANFGEYAPSQVRTAAVFVEPNGGHRRVALGASADGKALRFDVELPEGTAPVRLAGFLVDTLGPQGYGVTWRLADLRAAPAQGAGTAVPLTDGGPWRTADRTRPGPDVPPRDGVLTVHYQLPDRAGQFFGSSSPIQFVVSRKPANGAVPIVATPEALSALRLRVGESTRLVLAGASVDVTITGTVAAVPGVPEAAALLVDLPSLSTELFHEYGIVPVAQEWWLGTSTGGHQATAQAATALGGLEVADRKEVAGRSGSDPYGVGARAALFAAALGALLLAAVGITVDVRATARRRVTELAVLHTLGAGPRLLARSLIVEQGFLAGIGVLVGLGVGIAVAATMAPLVILTPSAERPVPAPLLDITWLPVGGTAVLLLLVALGLSGLTAATMRQRLTAAQLRIGEDR; this is encoded by the coding sequence ATGAGGCTGGTGTTTCGGCGCGCCCGAGGGGCGAAGAGTCTGCTCCTCGCGGCGACCGGGGCGACCCTGATCGCCACCGCCCTGCTCACCGGTCTCGCCGGCTACAGCCGGGAAGTGGTCGACTCCGGTGCGCAGAGTGCGGTCGCGTCCGCCTCCCCGGAGGAGCGGTCACTCCTGGTACGCGGCACCGCCGGCGGTTCAGCGGACGAGCTCACCAAGCGGGACGGGGCGGTACGGGCCCGGTTCGTCGACGGCTTCGAGGAGGTTCCCGCCACCGTCGCCGGAGCCGGGTACGCCGCCGGCCGCCAGCTCTCCGGCCGGACCGGGGACGCGGTTCCGGACGCCCAGGGCGTGGTCTTCGCCTCGGTGGTGTTCCTCGACGAGCTCGCCGACCACGCCCAGCTCACCTCCGGCGACTGGCCGCGTCCGGGTGGCCGGCCGACCCAGACCGCACTCGCCGAGCCGGTCGCGAAGATCCTCGGCGTACGGGTCGGCGACCGGATCCCGATCACCGACCGGGTCACCGAGCGGGTCACCGAGGTGACGGTGGCGGGCGTCTGGAAACCCCGCGACGTGCGGGACGCGTACTGGCGGCTCGTTCCCGACGTACTGACCGGGGTCGGCTCGGGGTCCGCCACCTACGGCCCGCTGGTGGTCGACCGGGCCGACTTCCTGAAGGGTTTCGTCGCCAACTCCTCCGCCGCCTGGCTGGTGGAGCCCGACCTGGCCGGGGCGTCCATGTCCGCGTTGGCCCGGTTGGGCGGGGCGGCCGGCGTGGCCAGCACCACCCTGCCGGCGGAGACCGGCCTCGGCAGATCCGGCCTGGTCACCACAGAGCTCGACGAGTTGGTGCAGCGGCTCGAACGCGCCGATCTGGTCGGGCGGTCGGCCCTGGTCACCCCGATGCTGCTCGTCGTGGTGCTCGGCGGGTACGCGCTGCTGCTGGTCGCGCTGCTGCTCACCGAGCAGCGCCGGGGTGAGACGGCGCTGCTCCGGGCCCGGGGCGCCGGACGGGGACAGGTGGCCGGGCTGGCCGCCCGGGAGGCGCTGCTCGTCGTCCTGCCGGCCGCGGTGATATCGCCGGTACTCGCCACCGAAGTGGTAAAGCTCGCCGGCCGTACGCCGATGCTGGCCGCCGCCGCGCTGCACCTGAGCCCCCGGGTCGACACGCTGAGCTGGCTGGTCGCCGTGCTGGCGGCGGCGGGCTGCGCGCTGGCGATGCTCGGCCCGGCACTTCGGCAGGGCGACAGCTACGTCAGTGAGATGGCCAGCCGGTCCCGCCCGAGCCGCCGGACGATCGCCCAGCGGGCCGGCCTCGACCTGGCGCTGATCGCCCTGGCGGTACTGGGCTGGCTGCAACTGCGGCAGTACTCCTCGCCGCTGGTCGGCGCCGGCACCAACACCCTCGGGATCGACCCGCTGCTGGCGGCGACCCCGACGGTCGGCGTACTGGCCGGTGCGGTGCTCGCGCTGCGCGGGCTGCCGCCGATGGCCCGGCTGGCCGAGCGGTACGTCGACCGCCGGTCCTGGACCGGCACCACGCTCGGAATGTGGCAGGCCGGCCGCCGGCCGCACGCCGGTCCGGTACTCCTGCTCGCCCTGGCGGTCGCGGTGAGCACCCTCGCCTGGTGCCTGGCCGCCACCTCGGAGCGGTCCCTGACCGACCAGGCCAACCACCAGGTCGGCGCCGACCTGCGGCTGGTCGAGGCCGCCGGTGCCGCACCACCGGGCCGGGCGGCGCAGCTCGCCGGGCTGCCGGGGGCGCCCCAGGTCCTGCCGGCCTGGCGGGACAGCCCTCGGCTCGGCGTCGAGGGCGTGCCGGGATCGATGGTCGCCCTGGACGCCGCCGCGGCGAACCAGGTCGTCCAGCTCCGCGACGACCTGGTCGACGGCGCCCCGGCCGCGCTCTTCGACGGTATGACGGCGGACCGGATCACCGCCCCGTTGACCGAACTGCCGGCCGGAACCCGCCGACTCACCGGGCAGATCACCACCGCCAACTTCGGGGAGTACGCGCCGTCCCAGGTACGTACCGCCGCCGTCTTCGTCGAACCGAACGGCGGCCACCGCCGGGTCGCCCTCGGCGCCAGCGCGGACGGTAAGGCGCTGCGGTTCGACGTGGAACTGCCCGAAGGCACCGCACCCGTCCGGCTGGCCGGCTTCCTGGTAGACACCCTGGGACCGCAGGGGTACGGCGTCACCTGGCGCCTGGCCGACCTGCGTGCCGCACCCGCCCAGGGTGCCGGTACGGCGGTGCCCCTCACCGACGGCGGACCGTGGCGGACGGCCGACCGGACCCGACCCGGACCGGACGTACCGCCGCGCGACGGCGTACTGACGGTCCACTACCAGCTCCCCGACAGAGCCGGCCAGTTCTTCGGAAGCAGCTCCCCGATCCAGTTCGTCGTCTCCCGGAAGCCGGCGAATGGTGCGGTGCCGATCGTGGCGACCCCCGAGGCGTTGTCGGCGCTCCGGCTGCGGGTCGGCGAGAGCACCCGACTGGTGCTCGCCGGCGCCAGCGTTGACGTCACCATCACCGGCACCGTCGCCGCGGTACCCGGCGTTCCGGAGGCCGCGGCGCTGCTGGTCGACCTACCCTCGCTGAGCACCGAACTGTTCCACGAGTACGGCATCGTCCCGGTCGCCCAGGAGTGGTGGCTGGGCACCAGCACCGGCGGGCACCAGGCGACGGCCCAGGCCGCGACGGCACTCGGTGGGCTGGAGGTCGCCGACCGGAAGGAGGTCGCGGGCCGATCGGGCAGCGACCCGTACGGGGTCGGCGCCCGTGCCGCCCTGTTCGCGGCGGCCCTCGGTGCGCTCCTGCTCGCCGCGGTCGGCATCACGGTGGACGTCCGGGCGACCGCCCGGCGCCGGGTCACCGAACTGGCCGTACTGCACACGCTCGGCGCCGGGCCCCGGCTGTTGGCCCGGTCCCTGATCGTCGAGCAGGGATTCCTCGCCGGCATCGGCGTACTCGTCGGGCTGGGCGTGGGTATCGCCGTCGCCGCGACCATGGCGCCGCTGGTCATCCTCACCCCGTCGGCGGAGCGGCCGGTTCCGGCACCACTGCTGGACATCACCTGGCTGCCGGTCGGCGGGACCGCCGTACTGCTGCTCCTGGTCGCCCTCGGCCTGAGCGGCCTGACCGCCGCCACCATGCGGCAACGTCTGACAGCGGCCCAACTCCGAATCGGGGAGGACCGGTGA
- a CDS encoding ATP-binding cassette domain-containing protein gives MASPTTSAAVPDLAVLQRRAAERAAARAGGEDRLRGHIVCDGLVRIFKTEGVEVVALQGLDLVVDRGELLAIVGASGSGKSTVLNILSGLDVPTAGIARVGDFDLLSMSPKRRLQYRRRTVGFVWQQTARNLLPYLTARENVELPMRLAHGPRGRAAARRALELLEMVGVGYCADRRPDQMSGGEQQRCAVAVAVANDPEVLFADEPTGELDEATAAEVFGALRTINAELGVTIVVVTHDHAVASQVRRTVAIRDGRTSSEVRRSTRLGADGVEELVTEEYALLDRSGRMQLPAAFVDALSLRDRVKLNLEPDHVEVRPGTGTEPGE, from the coding sequence ATGGCCAGCCCGACAACCAGCGCCGCCGTACCCGATCTCGCCGTACTCCAGCGGCGGGCCGCGGAGCGGGCGGCGGCCCGGGCCGGCGGCGAGGACCGGCTCCGTGGACACATCGTCTGCGACGGCCTGGTCCGGATCTTCAAGACCGAGGGCGTCGAGGTGGTCGCCCTACAGGGACTTGACCTGGTGGTCGACCGGGGCGAACTGCTCGCCATCGTCGGCGCCTCCGGATCCGGCAAGTCAACCGTGCTCAACATCCTCTCCGGGCTGGACGTGCCGACCGCCGGCATCGCCCGGGTCGGCGACTTCGACCTGCTCTCGATGTCGCCGAAGCGCCGCCTCCAGTACCGTCGGCGCACGGTTGGCTTCGTCTGGCAGCAGACCGCCCGCAACCTGCTGCCGTACCTGACCGCCCGGGAGAACGTGGAGCTGCCGATGCGGCTGGCGCACGGCCCGCGCGGCCGGGCGGCTGCGCGCCGGGCCCTGGAGCTGCTGGAGATGGTCGGCGTCGGCTACTGCGCCGACCGTCGCCCGGACCAGATGAGCGGCGGCGAGCAGCAGCGCTGCGCGGTGGCGGTCGCGGTCGCCAACGACCCCGAGGTGCTCTTCGCCGACGAGCCGACCGGCGAACTGGACGAGGCGACCGCCGCCGAGGTCTTCGGTGCGTTGCGCACCATCAACGCCGAACTGGGCGTCACCATCGTGGTGGTGACCCACGACCACGCCGTGGCGTCGCAGGTCCGCCGGACGGTCGCGATCCGCGACGGCCGGACCTCGTCGGAGGTACGCCGCTCCACCCGGCTCGGCGCGGACGGGGTCGAGGAGCTGGTCACCGAGGAGTACGCCCTGCTCGACCGGTCGGGCCGGATGCAGCTTCCAGCCGCGTTCGTGGACGCGTTGAGCCTTCGTGACCGGGTCAAACTGAACCTGGAACCCGATCACGTCGAGGTCCGCCCCGGCACCGGTACGGAGCCGGGCGAGTGA
- a CDS encoding BldC family transcriptional regulator: protein MASRTHEPEPLLTPAEVASMFRVDPKTVTRWAKAGKLSAIRTLGGHRRYRESEVRALLQGQIPQQRQGD from the coding sequence ATGGCATCGCGTACGCATGAACCTGAGCCGCTACTCACGCCGGCAGAGGTCGCGTCGATGTTCCGTGTCGACCCGAAGACCGTGACCCGGTGGGCGAAGGCGGGGAAGCTCAGCGCTATTCGGACGTTGGGCGGGCACCGCCGTTATCGCGAGTCGGAGGTTCGCGCCCTGCTGCAGGGGCAGATACCCCAGCAGCGCCAGGGCGACTGA
- a CDS encoding DUF2786 domain-containing protein, translating into MSDAMLSKIRKLLAKAEDRACTAAEAEAFTAKATELIARYGVDRALLAARDPATDPVGDRVVDVPAPYALDKAGLLAGVADALRCRTVRRRGDDGFVMHLFGFSSDLERVEVLFTSLLVQAAHGLSAARVPSGEHPAAFRRSWLAGFAGTVADRLRRAEEAAASTPSSGSVPSLALVLADRSARVERRLAETYPRLRTAARRRLLGGGLDQGAAAGQRADLGGTGLRSARSAPLSPPTRRTN; encoded by the coding sequence ATGTCCGACGCGATGCTCAGCAAGATCCGGAAACTGCTGGCCAAGGCGGAGGACCGGGCCTGTACGGCGGCCGAGGCAGAGGCGTTCACCGCCAAGGCGACCGAGTTGATCGCCCGGTACGGCGTGGACCGTGCTCTGCTGGCCGCCCGCGATCCGGCCACCGATCCGGTCGGCGACCGGGTCGTCGACGTGCCCGCGCCGTACGCCCTGGACAAGGCGGGTCTGCTGGCCGGAGTCGCGGACGCGTTGCGCTGCCGGACGGTGCGCCGACGCGGGGACGATGGTTTCGTCATGCACCTGTTCGGCTTCAGCAGTGACCTGGAACGGGTGGAGGTGTTGTTCACCTCACTGCTGGTCCAGGCCGCGCACGGGCTGTCGGCCGCGCGGGTGCCGTCGGGCGAGCATCCGGCGGCGTTCCGTCGCTCCTGGCTGGCGGGCTTCGCCGGAACGGTCGCCGATCGGCTGCGCAGGGCGGAGGAGGCGGCCGCCTCGACCCCGTCCTCGGGATCGGTGCCATCCCTGGCGCTGGTGCTGGCCGACCGGTCGGCGCGGGTGGAGCGGCGGCTCGCCGAGACCTATCCCCGACTCCGTACGGCGGCACGGCGGCGCCTGCTCGGTGGCGGTCTGGACCAGGGTGCGGCGGCGGGCCAGCGGGCCGATCTCGGCGGCACCGGCCTGCGTTCGGCCCGGTCCGCGCCACTGTCCCCGCCGACCCGACGAACGAATTGA
- a CDS encoding ABC transporter permease, which yields MTERGGGFSARLPGPVRRARVFAGYLGLLGLLGLVAALLVTGAPRLANEFADDGLRHDAAALPYQVRDLSYVVRPDSLDNPDAATGAAALDPYRKKLPAPLPTLIDQQWFAAQVGPEAVSVSGDKRPLNGSCRPVLSLRTQPGAEREARMVQGRWPASKGDTVEAAISSEASSVIGLPVDTVFRMLGTTGAADSRGWVTVRIVGVYEPVDPTAPTWDAIRLGEAVCPNPDDGLTDKTSLLTDVAGLNTAGAQVGALTFEWRYRVGTEQLTSSTIAPLMTAIAATRRTPPEAGLVLTTGLDSSLARFDAQLRAVQALLAVVQAGILATLLGLVTLAAGLAVERRREEFTLLRARGATISEIGARSLREAIVVLPVAVLAGWLLGTLLPGRPAGAEPLGVALVVVGTTLAIPLLAMVRQRRTTFISQRRDLVRHRSSIRRLTAELLLLLLAVLGVVLLQRRGLSQTSGVDPYLVSVPVLLAVGAALIALRLVPWPLRQIGRLAARARAAVPFIGLARAGRGAPVTVGPLAVLVIAIATGVFTSVVTSTIAETRDRVSDQEVAADARVTSSYTSVATTERIAGLPGVTSVSPLAVGVGEPLLSRTPTGIGGRNLGQAQIVVVDGPTFARVLAESGVEYTLPAALTRSGRIDGPVPAVVSPEVAEAVGTEAVTEVQGRRYQFTVGTVAARFPGLDVNARRFVVLPWQALPIPDFQPIAPNQFLVAGKNLPLDALRDTATAGAREYVAKILGKPADSVRPQSPTVVTTWQAHRQALEQSGVNRLLSFTFSTGVAGATTLALLAVGFAVLAEAPGRGRMLSRLRTMGLSGGQGRGLLVYELVPLLGVAVVAGGLVGVALPRLLGPALGLSGFTGGIPAQTHLDPYLILGVPVLVLVALAAALGIENVINRRMRLGEVLRLGEES from the coding sequence GTGACGGAACGGGGTGGCGGGTTCTCGGCACGGCTGCCCGGGCCAGTGCGCCGGGCCCGGGTGTTCGCCGGGTACCTCGGCCTGCTGGGCCTGCTCGGCCTGGTCGCCGCGCTGCTGGTGACCGGTGCGCCCCGGCTGGCCAACGAGTTCGCCGACGACGGGCTGCGGCACGACGCCGCCGCACTGCCGTATCAGGTGCGGGACCTCAGCTATGTCGTACGGCCGGACAGCCTCGACAACCCGGACGCCGCGACGGGCGCGGCGGCGCTCGACCCGTACCGGAAGAAGTTGCCCGCGCCGCTGCCGACGCTGATCGACCAGCAGTGGTTCGCCGCCCAGGTCGGCCCGGAGGCGGTGAGCGTCTCGGGCGACAAGCGGCCGCTCAACGGCAGCTGCCGTCCGGTTCTGTCGCTACGGACACAGCCGGGCGCCGAGCGCGAGGCCAGGATGGTGCAGGGGCGGTGGCCCGCGTCCAAGGGTGACACGGTCGAGGCGGCGATCTCGTCGGAGGCGTCGTCCGTGATCGGACTGCCGGTCGACACCGTCTTCCGGATGCTCGGCACCACCGGCGCCGCCGACAGCAGGGGATGGGTCACCGTCCGGATCGTCGGGGTGTACGAGCCGGTCGATCCGACCGCACCGACCTGGGACGCGATCCGACTCGGCGAGGCGGTCTGCCCGAACCCGGACGACGGCCTCACCGACAAGACCTCGCTGCTGACCGACGTCGCCGGGCTGAACACCGCCGGTGCGCAGGTCGGGGCGCTGACCTTCGAGTGGCGCTACCGGGTCGGCACCGAGCAGTTGACGTCCTCGACCATCGCCCCGCTGATGACCGCGATCGCGGCCACCCGCCGTACGCCTCCGGAGGCCGGGCTGGTCCTGACCACCGGGTTGGACAGTTCGCTGGCCCGGTTCGACGCGCAACTCCGCGCCGTGCAGGCCCTGCTGGCGGTGGTGCAGGCCGGCATCCTGGCCACCCTGCTCGGGCTGGTCACGCTCGCCGCCGGGCTCGCCGTGGAACGCCGCCGGGAGGAGTTCACGCTGCTCCGGGCACGCGGCGCCACCATCTCGGAGATCGGCGCCCGGTCCCTACGCGAGGCCATCGTCGTCCTGCCGGTCGCGGTCCTGGCCGGGTGGCTGCTCGGCACGCTGTTGCCCGGCCGGCCGGCCGGGGCCGAACCGCTGGGCGTGGCACTGGTGGTCGTCGGCACCACGCTGGCCATTCCGCTGCTGGCGATGGTCCGGCAGCGCCGGACGACCTTCATCAGCCAGCGTCGGGACCTGGTCCGGCATCGCTCGTCGATCCGTCGGCTCACCGCCGAGCTGCTCCTGCTGCTCCTCGCGGTGCTCGGCGTCGTACTGCTGCAACGGCGTGGGCTGAGCCAGACCAGCGGGGTCGACCCGTACCTGGTCTCCGTACCGGTGCTGCTGGCCGTCGGCGCCGCCTTGATCGCCCTGCGGCTCGTTCCGTGGCCGCTGCGTCAGATCGGCCGCCTCGCCGCCCGGGCCCGGGCCGCCGTACCGTTCATCGGCCTGGCCCGTGCCGGGCGCGGCGCACCGGTCACCGTCGGCCCGCTCGCCGTACTCGTCATCGCGATCGCGACCGGCGTCTTCACCAGCGTCGTGACCAGCACCATCGCCGAGACCCGGGACCGGGTCAGCGACCAGGAGGTCGCCGCCGACGCCCGGGTGACCAGTTCCTACACCAGTGTGGCGACCACCGAGCGGATCGCCGGGCTCCCCGGGGTCACCTCGGTCAGCCCGCTCGCGGTCGGCGTCGGGGAACCGCTGCTCTCCCGTACCCCCACCGGGATCGGGGGCCGGAATCTCGGTCAGGCCCAGATCGTGGTCGTCGACGGTCCGACCTTCGCCCGGGTGCTCGCCGAGAGCGGTGTCGAGTACACCCTCCCGGCCGCGCTGACCCGGTCGGGTCGGATCGACGGCCCCGTACCGGCGGTCGTCTCGCCGGAGGTCGCCGAGGCCGTCGGCACCGAGGCCGTCACCGAGGTCCAGGGCCGCCGGTACCAGTTCACCGTGGGTACGGTCGCGGCGCGCTTCCCCGGGTTGGACGTCAACGCCCGCCGGTTCGTCGTACTGCCCTGGCAGGCCCTGCCGATACCGGACTTCCAACCGATCGCCCCCAACCAGTTCCTCGTCGCCGGGAAGAACCTGCCCCTCGACGCGCTGCGCGACACCGCCACCGCCGGCGCCAGGGAGTACGTGGCGAAGATCCTCGGGAAACCGGCCGACTCGGTACGGCCGCAGTCGCCGACCGTGGTGACCACCTGGCAGGCGCACCGGCAGGCGCTGGAGCAGAGCGGGGTGAACCGGCTGCTCAGTTTCACCTTCTCCACCGGAGTCGCCGGGGCGACCACTCTGGCGCTGCTCGCGGTCGGGTTCGCCGTACTCGCCGAGGCGCCGGGTCGGGGTCGGATGCTCTCCCGGTTGCGCACCATGGGCCTGTCCGGCGGGCAGGGGCGTGGACTGCTGGTCTACGAACTGGTGCCGCTGCTCGGCGTCGCCGTGGTCGCCGGTGGACTCGTCGGGGTCGCGTTGCCCCGACTGCTCGGACCCGCGCTCGGGCTGTCCGGCTTCACGGGCGGAATACCGGCGCAGACCCACCTCGATCCGTACCTGATCCTCGGCGTGCCGGTACTCGTGCTGGTCGCCCTGGCCGCCGCCCTGGGCATCGAAAACGTGATCAATCGTCGGATGCGCCTCGGCGAGGTACTCCGACTCGGAGAGGAGAGCTGA
- a CDS encoding ABC transporter ATP-binding protein, which yields MAEEERPVDAQEWSSSNGGRPVGEELLRVEGVGRDYRAGDRVVHAVRDVSFTARRGELVAVRGRSGAGKTTLLNLIGGLDRPTSGRIQVAGHEITAAGARELLELRRSTIGFVFQSFGLIPILSAAENVGVPLRLAKRPRAEREERVTMLLEMVGLGAQTAQRPYELSGGQQQRVAVARALANDPALLIADEPTGQLDSETGRSIMDLLRALVHARGMTALVATHDPTLIDLADRVLTLRDGRLVDGAGQDGTALTAALG from the coding sequence ATGGCCGAGGAGGAACGTCCGGTGGATGCGCAGGAGTGGTCGTCGAGCAACGGCGGGCGGCCGGTCGGCGAGGAGCTGCTCCGGGTCGAGGGGGTCGGGCGGGACTACCGCGCCGGGGACCGGGTGGTGCACGCGGTCCGGGACGTCTCCTTCACCGCCCGCCGGGGCGAGCTGGTCGCGGTGCGGGGTCGGTCCGGGGCCGGCAAGACCACCCTGCTGAACCTGATCGGCGGGCTGGACCGGCCGACCAGCGGACGGATCCAGGTGGCGGGTCACGAGATCACCGCCGCCGGTGCCCGGGAGCTGCTGGAACTTCGCCGGTCCACCATCGGGTTCGTCTTCCAGTCGTTCGGACTGATCCCGATCCTCTCGGCGGCCGAGAACGTCGGCGTACCGCTGCGGCTGGCCAAGCGGCCCCGGGCCGAGCGGGAGGAGCGGGTGACCATGCTGCTGGAGATGGTCGGGCTGGGCGCCCAGACGGCGCAGCGGCCGTACGAGTTGTCCGGTGGTCAGCAGCAGCGGGTCGCGGTGGCCCGGGCGCTGGCGAACGATCCGGCGCTGCTCATCGCCGACGAGCCCACGGGGCAGCTGGATTCGGAGACCGGGCGTTCGATCATGGATCTGCTCCGCGCCCTGGTGCATGCCCGGGGCATGACCGCCCTGGTCGCGACCCATGATCCGACCCTGATCGACCTGGCCGACCGGGTGTTGACCCTGCGGGACGGCCGGTTGGTGGACGGGGCCGGACAGGACGGGACGGCGCTGACGGCCGCACTGGGCTGA